A window of Raphanus sativus cultivar WK10039 unplaced genomic scaffold, ASM80110v3 Scaffold4419, whole genome shotgun sequence contains these coding sequences:
- the LOC130507373 gene encoding calcium-dependent lipid-binding protein-like — protein MGLISGILFGIIFGVALMAGWSRMMSHRSSKRVAKAVDMKLLGSLSREDLMKICGDNFPQWISFPAFEQVKWLNKLLVKMWPFIADAATMVIRDSVEPLLEDYRPPGISSLKFSKLTLGNVAPKIEGIRVQSFKEGQITMDVDLRWGGDPNIVLGVAALVASIPIQLKDLQVFTVARVIFQLADEIPCISAVVVALLADPKPRIDYTLKAVGGSLTAIPGLSDMIDDTVDSIVKDMLQWPHRIVVPIGGIPVDISELELKPQGKLIVTVVKATSLKNKELIGKSDPYAAIHIRPVFKYKTKAIENNLNPVWDQTFELIAEDKETQSLTVEVFDKDVGQDERLGLVKLPLSSLEVGVTKEMELNLLSSLDTLKVKDKKDRGSITLKVHYHEFNKEEQMAALEEEKKIMEEKKRLKESGMIGSTMDAVGSGLGAGVGMVGTGIGAGVGMVGTGVSSGVGMVGSGFGAVGSGLSKAGRFMGRTITGQTSKRSGSTTPVNSETDGFKQQ, from the exons ATGGGGTTGATATCAGGGATTCTATTCGGGATCATCTTCGGCGTAGCTCTAATGGCTGGCTGGAGTCGTATGATGTCCCACCGCTCTTCCAAGCGCGTCGCCAAG GCAGTTGATATGAAACTGCTAGGATCTCTTAGCAGAGAAGATTTGATGAAGATTTGTGGTGATAACTTTCCTCAGTGGATTTCCTTTCCTGCCTTTGAACAG GTCAAATGGCTGAATAAACTACTCGTCAAGATGTGGCCATTTATTGCAGAT GCAGCAACTATGGTAATCAGAGATTCTGTTGAGCCGCTGCTTGAAGATTACAGACCACCAGGAATTTCTTCCCTCAAGTTCAGCAAACTTACTCTGGGTAACGTAGCACCAAAGATTGAAG GTATCCGTGTTCAAAGTTTCAAGGAAGGTCAAATCACAATGGATGTTGATCTTCGATGGGGTGGTGATCCAAATATTGTTTTAGGTGTTGCAGCACTTGTTGCTTCCATACCCATTCAG TTGAAGGATCTTCAAGTTTTCACAGTTGCACGTGTTATCTTTCAACTTGCGGATGAGATTCCTTGTATATCTGCTGTTGTTGTAGCTCTACTTGCTGAT CCAAAACCAAGAATCGATTACACTCTGAAGGCTGTGGGTGGAAGCTTGACGGCCATCCCTGGACTATCTGATATGATTGAT GACACCGTTGATTCAATTGTGAAAGACATGCTTCAGTGGCCTCATAGAATAGTGGTTCCCATTGGTGGTATTCCTGTTGATATCAG TGAATTAGAACTTAAGCCACAGGGAAAGCTTATAGTAACAGTAGTGAAAGCaacttccttaaagaataagGAATTGATTGGAAAATCTGACCCTTATGCTGCCATCCACATTCGTCCTGTCTTCAAGTATAAAACAAAGGCAATCGAGAACAACTTGAATCCTGTTTGGGACCAAACATTTGAACTGATTGCAGAGGACAAAGAAACCCAGTCGCTCACTGTAGAG GTATTTGATAAAGACGTAGGCCAAGACGAGCGTCTAGGACTTGTTAAACTTCCTCTAAGCAGTTTGGAAGTGGGAGTTACAAAGGAAATGGAGCTGAATCTGTTGTCCTCACTCGATACTTTGAAAGTGAAAGATAAGAAAGATAGAGGAAGTATAACACTTAAG GTACATTATCATGAGTTCAACAAAGAGGAGCAAATGGCTGCGttagaagaagagaagaaaataatggaagaaaagaagagattgaAGGAATCAGGAATGATAGGTAGCACGATGGATGCAGTTGGAAGTGGGCTCGGTGCTGGTGTGGGAATGGTTGGGACAGGGATTGGTGCAGGTGTAGGGATGGTTGGAACCGGTGTGAGCTCGGGTGTTGGGATGGTTGGTAGCGGCTTCGGAGCTGTCGGTAGTGGTTTGAGCAAAGCAGGGAGGTTCATGGGTAGAACTATTACAGGTCAGACCAGTAAACGTAGTGGCTCCACCACTCCTGTGAATAGCGAGACCGATGGTTTCAAACAACAGTAA